GCCACCCGCCTGCGCCGCGGCGCCGATGAACTGCTGACCGCTCATTGCCTGGCCGGACACGTTGGCCGCACCCGCCATCGCCTGCGGGGCGACCGCCAGCGGCTCGGCGTTGACGATCTCGGTGTCCGCATATTGCTGCGCCCCACCGCTCATGAGCTGCACAAACTGGTTATGGAACAGCGCCGCCTGAGCGCTGATCGCCTGATAAGCCGCCGCGTGCACGCCGAACAGCTGCGAGATGCTCGTCGACACGGCGTCGGCCCCGGCGGCCTGAACCGCCGACGTCGCGCCCGACGCCACCGAGTTGGCGTAGTTGATCGCCGAACCGATTTTTTCCAGGTCTGATGCGGCGGCCGCCACATACTCCGGCGTCGCGTTTACGAACGACATCCGAACCTCCCGGCCAGGCCGCGGCGGTCAAATTCCCCAACCGTCAATTTCAGACTGGACACCGCAAGATCTTACCGGAAATTCGCTGACCAGGTGTGCAGCTTTCACCCGCGCAGAAAGCACAAAGCCCGGACCGCCGCGATCGGCGAGTCCGGGCTTCGTGCTGTGGAACTAGTTGATGATCTTGACGACCCGGCCGGCGCCGACGGTGCGGCCACCCTCGCGGATCGCGAACCGCAGACCGTCGTCCATGGCGACGGGCTGGATCAGCTTCACCGAGATGTTGGTGTTGTCACCGGGCATCACCATTTCGGTGCCCTCCGGCAGCGTCACCACACCGGTCACGTCGGTGGTGCGGAAGTAGAACTGCGGACGGTAGTTGTTGAAGAACGGCGTGTGCCGGCCGCCCTCGTCCTTGGACAGGATGTAGACGCTGCCCTCGAACTCGGTGTGCGGCGTGGTGGTGCCGGGCTTGACCACAACCTGGCCGCGCTCGACGTCTTCCCGCTTGATACCGCGCAGCAGCAGCCCGACGTTGTCGCCGGCCTGGCCCTGGTCGAGCAGCTTGCGGAACATCTCCACACCGGTGACCGTGGTCTTGGTGCTGGTCGGCTTGATGCCGACGATTTCGACTTCCTCGTTCACGTTGATCACGCCGCGCTCGACACGTCCGGTGACCACGGTGCCACGACCGGTGATCGTGAAGACGTCCTCGACGGGCATCAGGAACGGCTTGTCGGTTTCGCGAACCGGGTCCGGAATCGACTCGTCGACGGCGTCCATCAAATCCTCGACGGACTTGACCCAGTCCGCGTCGCCCTCGAGCGCCTTGAGCGCCGAGACGCGGATGACCGGAGCCTCCTCGTCGAACTCCTGGGCGGCCAGCAGTTCGCGGACCTCGAGCTCGACGAGCTCGAGGAGCTCCTCATCGTCGACCATGTCGGCCTTGTTGAGGGCGACCAGGATGTAGGGCACGCCGACCTGACGCGCGAGCAGCACGTGCTCACGGGTCTGAGGCATCGGGCCGTCGGTCGCGGCAACCACCAAGATCGCGCCGTCCATCTGGGCCGCACCGGTGATCATGTTCTTGATGTAGTCGGCGTGACCCGGGGCGTCCACGTGGGCGTAGTGACGCTTCTCGGTCTGGTACTCCACGTGGGAGATGTTGATGGTGATACCGCGCTGACGCTCTTCGGGCGCGTTGTCGATCTGGTCGAAGGCGCGCGACTCGTTGAGGTTCGGATACTTGTCATGCAGGACTTTGGTGATCGCCGCGGTCAGTGTTGTCTTGCCGTGGTCAACGTGACCGATGGTCCCGATGTTGACGTGCGGCTTCGTCCGCTCGAACTTCGCCTTCGCCACTTCTGTGTCCTCCTGGACTGATTGGTGCTTTTGAAAAGCAGTGTTGATGTTGTTGTAAGTGCCGCGGTGGTAACCGGGCTAGGTTACTCCGAGCTGGTGTTCACTCGCCCGTCGCCTTCGCTTCCGACGATTGCTCGACTCCGTGCTCGTGAGTTGACACTCACTCGCCCGTCGCCTTCGCGATGATCTCCTTCGAGACGTTCGCCGGGACTTCGGCATACGAGTCGAACACCATGGAGTAGTTCGCCCGGCCTTGTGTCTTGGACCGCAGGTCGCCGACATAGCCGAACATCTCCGACAGCGGGACGTGCGCCCGAACGACGCGCGCACCAGCCCGCTCCTCCATGGCCTGAATCTGGCCACGGCGAGAGTTCAGGTCGCCGATCACGTCACCCATGTAGTCCTCGGGTGTGGTCACTTCGACCGCCATGATCGGCTCGAGGATCACCGGCTGGGCTTGCTGCGCAGCCTTTTTCAGCACTTGTGATCCTGCGATCTTGAACGCCATTTCCGAGGAGTCAACCTCGTGGTAGGCACCGTCGAGCAAGGTGACCTTCAGGTTCACCAGCGGGTAGCCGGCCAGCACGCCGTACTGCATCGCGTCCTGTGCACCGGCATCCACCGACGGGATGTACTCGCGGGGGATGCGACCACCGGTGACCTTGTTCTCGAACTCGTAGGTCGCGCCGTCCTCGCCGTGGAACGGCTCGAGGCTGATGAGCACCTTCGCGAACTGGCCCGAGCCACCGGTCTGCTTCTTGTGGGTGAACTCGACCTTCTCGACCGTCCGCTTGATGGTCTCCTTGTAGGCCACCTGCGGCTTGCCGACGTTGGCCTCGACCTTGAACTCGCGGCGCATCCGGTCGACCAGGATGTCCAGGTGCAGCTCGCCCATGCCACCGATCACGGTCTGGCCGGTCTCCGCGTCCTGGTGGACCTTGAAGGTCGGGTCCTCTTCGGCGAGCTTCTGGATCGACAGCGACAGCTTTTCCTGGTCGCTCTTCGTCTTGGGCTCGATGGCCACTTCGATCACCGGGTCGGGGAAGGTCATCGACTCCAGCACGATCTGGTCGTTCGGGTCGCTCAGGGTGTCACCCGTGGTGGTGTCCTTGAGGCCGATGACGGCGTAGATGTGCCCCGCCGACGCGGTCTCCACCGGGTTCTCCTTGTTGGAGTGCATCTGGAACAGCTTGCCCAGCCGCTCCTTCTTGCCCTTGGTGGCGTTGATGACCTGGCTACCGGAGTCGACCTTGCCCGAGTACACCCGGACGTAGGTCAGCTTGCCGAAGAACGGGTGCGTCGCGACCTTGAATGCCAGCGCGGAGAACGGCTCGTCGGTCGACGGCTTGCGGGTGATCTCGACATCTTCCTTGCCCGGCGCGTGGCCGACGGCCGGCGGCACGTCCAGCGGCGAGGGCAGGTAGTCGATGACGGCGTCCAGCATCGGCTGCACACCCTTGTTCTTGAATGCGCTGCCGCACAGCACCAGGTAGGCCTCGGAATTGATGGTGAGCTTGCGCAGCGCACCCTTGATCTCGGCGACGGTCAGCGCCTCGCCGCCGAGGTACTTCTCCAGCAGCGCCTCGTCGGTCTCGGCGACGGCCTCGAGCAGCTTGGTGCGGTACTCGTCGGCCTTCTCCTGCAGTTCCGCGGGGATGTCGATGGTCTCGTAGGTCTCGCCGAGCTTGGTCTCGCCCCGCCACACCTTGGCCTTCATCTCGACCAGGTCGACGACGCCCTCGAAGTCACCCTCGGAGCCGACGGGCAGCTGGATCGGAATGACGTTGGCGCCCAAGCGCTCTTCCATCGTGCGCACCGAGAAGTAAAAGTCGGCGCCGATCTTGTCCATCTTGTTGACGAAGCAGATCCGCGGCACGTCGTACTTGTCCGCCTGCCGCCACACCTGCTCGGACTGCGGTTCGACGCCCTCCTTGCCGTCGAACACGGCAACGGCGCCGTCGAGCACCCGCAGGCTGCGTTCCACCTCGACGGTGAAGTCGACGTGCCCAGGGGTGTCGATGATGTTGATCTGGTTGTCATTCCAGAAGCAGGTGGTGGCGGCGGAGGTGATGGTGATCCCGCGCTCTTGCTCCTGCTCCATCCAGTCCATGGTGGCCGCGCCGTCGTGGACCTCACCGATCTTGTAGCTGATACCGGTGTAGTAGAGGATGCGCTCCGTCGTCGTCGTCTTGCCGGCGTCGATGTGCGCCATGATGCCGATGTTGCGGACCTTGGTCAGGTCGGTCAGCACGTCCTTCTGTGCCACAGAAGTCTTCCCACTCTTTCGATTGCGTTGTTAGTTCGCTGTCGGTTTACGCCCGGCCGCACTGCCGAATGGCGCCCGTTCGGGCTCTACCAGCGATAGTGCGCAAAGGCGCGGTTGGCCTCGGCCATCTTGTGGGTGTCCTCACGCCGCTTGACGGAAGCCCCGAGGCCATTGCTGGCGTCCAGGATCTCGTTCGCCAGCCGCTCGATCATCGTCTTCTCCCGGCGCTGCCGCGAGAAGCTGACAAGCCAGCGCAGCGCCAGCGTGGTGGACCGGTCCGGACGCACTTCGACGGGCACCTGGTAGGTGGCACCACCAACGCGGCGGCTGCGCACCTCCAGGGCGGGCTTGACGTTATCGAGAGCGCGCTTGAGCGTGATCACCGGATCAGTACCGGTCTTATCGCGAGCTTGCTCGAGCGCACCATAAACAATGCGCTCAGCGACCGATTTCTTCCCCTGCAGCAGGACCTTGTTGACCAGCTGGGTCACCAGCTGCGATCCATAAACCGGGTCGTTGACCAGCGGACGCTTCGGCGCGGGCCCCTTGCGCGGCATTAGCTCTTCTCCTTCTTGGCGCCGTAACGACTGCGAGCCTGCTTGCGGTTCTTGACACCCTGGGTGTCCAGCGAACCGCGAATGATCTTGTAGCGCACACCGGGCAGGTCCTTCACACGACCACCGCGCACCAGCACCATCGAGTGCTCCTGCAGGTTGTGGCCCTCACCCGGGATGTAAGCGGTGACCTCGACCTGGCTCGTCAGCTTCACACGCGCGACCTTCCGAAGCGCCGAGTTCGGCTTCTTCGGGGTGGTGGTGTACACGCGGGTGCATACGCCACGGCGCTGCGGGCTGCCCTTCAGGGCCGCGGTCTTGACCTTGGCGACCTTGTCGCGGCGACCCTTGCGGACCAGCTGCTGAATGGTTGGCATCTACCGGCTTTCTATGTTCGAAGTCTTCTTGCTGCTGTTAAGTCTCTGTACTGCAGTTTTTCCCCGCCGCACTACCCCGCGGCCGGGTGTGTCGCACCCGCTCAGCACCGGATCTCATCCGATGCGTGGTGGACATGCGAATTAGCCCGGCATCCACTTCCTTACGTCAGGCGCCGTAAGCCGCCAGGCACGAGCCACCACAATACCCGCCGCTGGTCGGGCAGGTCAAAGCGGCCGCTGGACGCAACCGCTCAGCTCAGCGCGCGCGCGGGGTGGGCCGCTATTTCGGCGCGGCGCCGCCCGGCGCGGTGCGTCTGTCCAGGCCCGTTGCCAGCCGCAACACCATCTCGGTGAACAGCGCATCGGTGTCGATGTCGTCCATCACACCGGTCATTTCCAGTAAGACGAACCCGTGCAGCGCGGACCAGAATTCGAGCGCGGCGAAAAACGCCTCCTCGCCGTCGAGCCCGTAAGAGGACAGCACCGCGATCACCGGCGCGGCCGCACCCCGGGTTGCCGCGGTGTATTCGGGGTCATCGCCGCCCAGCGGCATCCGGGTGAAGGCCGAGTAGCGCCCGGGGTGATGATGGGCATAGCTGCGGTAAGCACCCGCCATGACCAGCACCGCGTCATCGCGGGCCCGCCCCTCCCCGACCCGGTTCAGCATCGTGATGATGTCGTCGATGACCCGGATACGAACGGCGCGACGCAGGTCCTCCAGGCTGTCCACGTGGTTGTAGAGCGACGGCCCCTTGGTGCCCAACTGTGTCGCCAGCGCGTTGATGGTCAGCGAGTCCCAGCCCTCGCGGTCCAGGAACGTCAATGCGCCATCGACGATGCCGTCACGACTCAGCTTTCCCGGCCGGGAACCGGACCTGCCGCCACGTTGGCGCCCTGTCGCCGCCGGCTGTTCCGGATGAACTGCCATGGCGATCGCCCTTCGATTGCGGTGAATAGCTGAAGGTCAACTAATGACTCTAGTTGACAGAGTCGCCAATCTACTCGGACGTAACCAGAGCGGGTCGCAGTTGGCCGCGAGGAAAAATATTTGCCATCGTGCAGGCGAATACACGTAGGCTCAGTCCAGCAGATACCCGCCGACACGAAGGGGGCCGCGGTGCACCGGAGAACTGTCGCCGGGTCGCTTGCAACCTGTGTCATCGCGATTGCGGCCACGCCCGCCGCGCCGCCGCCGGCCGCGCAAGCCAAGAACGGTGACACGCACATCATCGGGCAGAACACCACCCAAACCCTGGATTGCAATGACGGGACCCTGATCGTCAACGGCAGCGGGAATTCGATTAACGCGCTTGGCAACTGCTGGGCGGTGACGGTGATGGGCTCGGGCAACACGATCATCGCGGATTCGGTCACGCACGACATCACGGTGTACGGCTATGACCAGACCGTCTTCTTTCACAACGGCTCGCCGATCCTCTGGGACCGCGGCCGGGAGCTGGGAATGGTAAACCGGCTACAGCAGGTGCCCGCCTGAGCCACCGCGACCGCCGTTGGAGTACCGAGGAGGGGAACATTGCGCGTCCACATCACTGACCGATCGCCGCGGCTTGCGGTGCTCGCGCTGGCGCCGGCCGTCGCGGCAATAGTGCTGTCCGGTTGCAGTTCGACCGCCAACCCGCCCGGAAACCCCAGCTCGACGACGAAGAGCAGCACGACCACCACGACCACCGGCGCGGCCGCGCCGACGACGTCGGGTAGCGAAAGCACCACGGCGTCCGTCGAAATCGGGAACACGCTGAACTACGGCTCGATGGGGACGACGGCCACGCTTGACTGCGCCACCGGCAAATCCCTGAATGTCGCCGGTTCCAACAACACCCTGACCGTCACCGGCAGCTGCGTGACGGTGAATGTCGGCGGCACCAAAAACAAGATCACCATCGACAAGGTCGACACCCGCATCACCGTGCTGGGGCTCGACAACACGATCACTTACAAGGATGGTGAACCGAAGGTCGACAACCTCGGCTCGGGCAACACCATCAACAAGGCGAGCTGACCGGCTAGCTGGCCGGCGCCCCGTGCCGTCCGGCGCCGGCCGCGAACCGCCCGGCGCCCTCGTTGGCTTCCGCGGCAACTTCGGCGATGCTGGCGAATTCCTGGTCGATTGCCTGCGATTCCGACAGGCCCCACTGCCGTAGCGCCGAAAGCCGGTCCGCTCGTAGGCACTGCTGGGGCAGCGCGGCCAATTCTGCGGCCAAGTCCTCGGCGGCCTGTCGCGATTCGCCTTTGGGGACAACGCGATTGGCCAATCCCATCGCGAGCGCTTCGTCGGCTTTGACACCGCGGCCGGTGAGGATCATGTCCATCGCCCGGCTGTGTCCGATCAGGCGCGGCAGCCGCACGGTGCCACCGTCGATCAGCGGGACTCCCCAGCGGCGACAGAACACCCCGAACACGGCATCGTCCTCGGCCACCCGCATGTCGCACCACAGAGCCAGCTCCAGGCCCCCCGCGACGGCGTAGCCACTCACCGCGGCAATCACGGGTTTGGACAACACCATTCGCGACGGGCCCATCGGGCCGGGACCGGTCGTGTGGATCGAGTTGGCCTCTGACGTACCGAACGCCTTCAAATCGGCTCCCGCACAAAAGGTTCCGCCGTCACCCCACAGCACGGCCACTGACGCGGAATCATCGCGGTCGAATTCGTCGAATGCCTCGTACAACGCCGCGGCCGTCGGGCCGTTCACGGCGTTACGCGCGGCCGGCCGGTTCAGGATCACCGTCGTCACCGCGCCCTTACGCTCCACTCGTACCGGATCAGTCATCTCGCCTCCAGAAGTTGAGTTGCATCGCGCCGCTGCAGCAGTTCGGTCGCGAAGTCGTGGTAGGCGCTG
The Mycobacterium sp. 050128 genome window above contains:
- the tuf gene encoding elongation factor Tu; the encoded protein is MAKAKFERTKPHVNIGTIGHVDHGKTTLTAAITKVLHDKYPNLNESRAFDQIDNAPEERQRGITINISHVEYQTEKRHYAHVDAPGHADYIKNMITGAAQMDGAILVVAATDGPMPQTREHVLLARQVGVPYILVALNKADMVDDEELLELVELEVRELLAAQEFDEEAPVIRVSALKALEGDADWVKSVEDLMDAVDESIPDPVRETDKPFLMPVEDVFTITGRGTVVTGRVERGVINVNEEVEIVGIKPTSTKTTVTGVEMFRKLLDQGQAGDNVGLLLRGIKREDVERGQVVVKPGTTTPHTEFEGSVYILSKDEGGRHTPFFNNYRPQFYFRTTDVTGVVTLPEGTEMVMPGDNTNISVKLIQPVAMDDGLRFAIREGGRTVGAGRVVKIIN
- the fusA gene encoding elongation factor G, with product MAQKDVLTDLTKVRNIGIMAHIDAGKTTTTERILYYTGISYKIGEVHDGAATMDWMEQEQERGITITSAATTCFWNDNQINIIDTPGHVDFTVEVERSLRVLDGAVAVFDGKEGVEPQSEQVWRQADKYDVPRICFVNKMDKIGADFYFSVRTMEERLGANVIPIQLPVGSEGDFEGVVDLVEMKAKVWRGETKLGETYETIDIPAELQEKADEYRTKLLEAVAETDEALLEKYLGGEALTVAEIKGALRKLTINSEAYLVLCGSAFKNKGVQPMLDAVIDYLPSPLDVPPAVGHAPGKEDVEITRKPSTDEPFSALAFKVATHPFFGKLTYVRVYSGKVDSGSQVINATKGKKERLGKLFQMHSNKENPVETASAGHIYAVIGLKDTTTGDTLSDPNDQIVLESMTFPDPVIEVAIEPKTKSDQEKLSLSIQKLAEEDPTFKVHQDAETGQTVIGGMGELHLDILVDRMRREFKVEANVGKPQVAYKETIKRTVEKVEFTHKKQTGGSGQFAKVLISLEPFHGEDGATYEFENKVTGGRIPREYIPSVDAGAQDAMQYGVLAGYPLVNLKVTLLDGAYHEVDSSEMAFKIAGSQVLKKAAQQAQPVILEPIMAVEVTTPEDYMGDVIGDLNSRRGQIQAMEERAGARVVRAHVPLSEMFGYVGDLRSKTQGRANYSMVFDSYAEVPANVSKEIIAKATGE
- the rpsG gene encoding 30S ribosomal protein S7, which produces MPRKGPAPKRPLVNDPVYGSQLVTQLVNKVLLQGKKSVAERIVYGALEQARDKTGTDPVITLKRALDNVKPALEVRSRRVGGATYQVPVEVRPDRSTTLALRWLVSFSRQRREKTMIERLANEILDASNGLGASVKRREDTHKMAEANRAFAHYRW
- the rpsL gene encoding 30S ribosomal protein S12 — its product is MPTIQQLVRKGRRDKVAKVKTAALKGSPQRRGVCTRVYTTTPKKPNSALRKVARVKLTSQVEVTAYIPGEGHNLQEHSMVLVRGGRVKDLPGVRYKIIRGSLDTQGVKNRKQARSRYGAKKEKS
- a CDS encoding TetR/AcrR family transcriptional regulator, which translates into the protein MAVHPEQPAATGRQRGGRSGSRPGKLSRDGIVDGALTFLDREGWDSLTINALATQLGTKGPSLYNHVDSLEDLRRAVRIRVIDDIITMLNRVGEGRARDDAVLVMAGAYRSYAHHHPGRYSAFTRMPLGGDDPEYTAATRGAAAPVIAVLSSYGLDGEEAFFAALEFWSALHGFVLLEMTGVMDDIDTDALFTEMVLRLATGLDRRTAPGGAAPK
- a CDS encoding DUF3060 domain-containing protein translates to MHRRTVAGSLATCVIAIAATPAAPPPAAQAKNGDTHIIGQNTTQTLDCNDGTLIVNGSGNSINALGNCWAVTVMGSGNTIIADSVTHDITVYGYDQTVFFHNGSPILWDRGRELGMVNRLQQVPA
- a CDS encoding DUF3060 domain-containing protein; translated protein: MRVHITDRSPRLAVLALAPAVAAIVLSGCSSTANPPGNPSSTTKSSTTTTTTGAAAPTTSGSESTTASVEIGNTLNYGSMGTTATLDCATGKSLNVAGSNNTLTVTGSCVTVNVGGTKNKITIDKVDTRITVLGLDNTITYKDGEPKVDNLGSGNTINKAS
- a CDS encoding crotonase/enoyl-CoA hydratase family protein — translated: MTDPVRVERKGAVTTVILNRPAARNAVNGPTAAALYEAFDEFDRDDSASVAVLWGDGGTFCAGADLKAFGTSEANSIHTTGPGPMGPSRMVLSKPVIAAVSGYAVAGGLELALWCDMRVAEDDAVFGVFCRRWGVPLIDGGTVRLPRLIGHSRAMDMILTGRGVKADEALAMGLANRVVPKGESRQAAEDLAAELAALPQQCLRADRLSALRQWGLSESQAIDQEFASIAEVAAEANEGAGRFAAGAGRHGAPAS